From the genome of Candidatus Zixiibacteriota bacterium:
TCGAGAAATTCGAGGCTAAATTAGATGAGTTTTCCGGCAATTTAGCCAGAGCCTCAGTCGAACTGGCAAAAGAATGGCGTACCGATAAATATCTCCGCCGTCTCGAGGCATTACTGATAGTTGTGAGCAAGGAAAGCGGTTTTGTTATCAGCGGCAATGGCGATGTTATCGAACCGGATGACGGCATTCTGGCAATCGGTTCCGGCGGACCATATGCGCTGGCGGCTGCCCGGGCGCTTATACAAAATACGAAGTTGCCGCTGGAAAATATTGTGGAAAAGTCGTTGCATATAGCCGCCTCGATATGTATCTATACCAATGATAATATTAAAGTAGAAACACTTTAGGTTGAATTGGGATAGAATACTAAAAAAACGCTAAAAAAATTTAATTAAAATTGCAGGTCAAAACCTCTGTAGTTTTGACTTGTATTTTATCAAAGGAAAATATGGAAACAGAACTTACACCGAGAGAAATAGTCATTGAAC
Proteins encoded in this window:
- the hslV gene encoding ATP-dependent protease subunit HslV, translating into MRGTTVIGIINKKGAALGADGQISLEDTIMKASAVKIRKLHDSKVLAGFAGATADALTLFEKFEAKLDEFSGNLARASVELAKEWRTDKYLRRLEALLIVVSKESGFVISGNGDVIEPDDGILAIGSGGPYALAAARALIQNTKLPLENIVEKSLHIAASICIYTNDNIKVETL